The nucleotide sequence GCCGCGATACCAATTACAAAAGCGATCGGCATGCCCATAACAAGGAAAATAACAAAGCTGATAAGTACCAGAGTCATAAGGGTGTCCCCAAATCTGTAGCAGAGCCGTTGCTTTGATTCGAAGGTACATCCTTTCCAGCAAACTGCAGAACAGCTCTCCTGATTTTTTGAAGTGTCGAGAAAAACATGGACAATGAGGCAACAGCAAGACTGAGTATTACCAGGGAATAGGGAATAGGCATTGACTGATACCTGGCCACCCGCTCAGTCCAGGCAAGTCGGAGACTGTAAATGAACATAAAAGTCAAGGCTACAAGAATAATCAGATAAACCAGAAACTCAATAGCATGCCGAAGTTTATCCGGCAGTGTGCGGGTCAGGATGTCGACTCCGATAATCTGGCCGTCTCGCCATGCCACATCGGCACCCAGAAACGCTGTCCATGCTAAAAGAAGCATAGCCAGATCGATGTTCCAGGACATGGAGACCCTGAAAAACCGCAGGAACGCGGACAGGAATACAAAAGCAATCAGGAATACAAATCCTGTTCCGCACACCACTTTTTCAGCCTTAATGAGCCAGCTAAATATTTTATTCATAGTTTCTTCCTATCAGATGCACATAGATGAGAAGGAGAAGGGGGAGGAATAAGCAATTCCTCCCCCCTTAGTATCCTCCGGGAAATTACATACCAAGTTGGTCGAACAGGTTGTCCTTAAGGCCCGGGGAGAATTTCAAGTCATTGTTTGAGTAGAGCGGAGCGATGGCATCCTGGAACTCCT is from Marispirochaeta sp. and encodes:
- a CDS encoding TRAP transporter small permease subunit — protein: MNKIFSWLIKAEKVVCGTGFVFLIAFVFLSAFLRFFRVSMSWNIDLAMLLLAWTAFLGADVAWRDGQIIGVDILTRTLPDKLRHAIEFLVYLIILVALTFMFIYSLRLAWTERVARYQSMPIPYSLVILSLAVASLSMFFSTLQKIRRAVLQFAGKDVPSNQSNGSATDLGTPL